One genomic window of Burkholderia diffusa includes the following:
- the serB gene encoding phosphoserine phosphatase SerB, with protein MTHNLVIQSLAPLSDAHHKPLLALSRGTRIVQTDDHALRIENANPAQRLDIDAYCGTHALDFGFVEAGRTLGEFGLVVMDMDSTLITIECIDEIADFCGLKTQVAEITEASMRGEIRDFNESLTRRVALLAGLDAQALERVYEERLQLSPGAETMLAGVKAAGLKTLLVSGGFTFFTERLKARLGLDYAHANTLEIVDGKLTGKVLGEIVNADVKARMLRDTCASLGLEPSRAIAMGDGSNDLKMMAEAGLSVAFHAKPVVRDAATVAFDHVGLDGLLRLF; from the coding sequence ATGACCCACAACCTCGTCATCCAGAGTCTCGCGCCGTTGTCGGACGCGCATCACAAACCGCTGCTCGCGCTGTCGCGCGGCACCCGCATCGTGCAGACCGACGATCACGCGTTGCGTATCGAAAACGCGAACCCCGCGCAGCGGCTCGACATCGACGCGTACTGCGGCACGCACGCGCTCGACTTCGGCTTCGTCGAAGCAGGCCGTACGCTCGGCGAGTTCGGGCTCGTCGTGATGGACATGGATTCGACGCTGATCACGATCGAATGCATCGACGAGATCGCCGATTTCTGCGGGCTGAAGACGCAGGTCGCGGAGATCACGGAGGCATCAATGCGCGGCGAGATCCGCGACTTCAACGAAAGCCTCACTCGCCGCGTCGCGCTGCTCGCGGGGCTCGACGCGCAAGCGCTCGAGCGCGTGTACGAAGAACGGCTGCAACTGTCGCCGGGCGCGGAGACGATGCTCGCCGGCGTGAAGGCCGCGGGACTGAAGACGCTGCTCGTATCGGGCGGCTTCACGTTCTTCACCGAGCGCCTGAAGGCGCGCCTCGGCCTCGATTACGCGCACGCCAACACGCTCGAGATCGTCGACGGCAAGCTGACGGGCAAGGTGCTCGGCGAAATCGTCAACGCGGACGTGAAGGCGCGCATGCTTCGCGATACCTGCGCATCGCTCGGCCTCGAACCGAGCCGCGCGATCGCGATGGGCGACGGCTCGAACGATCTGAAGATGATGGCCGAAGCGGGGCTGTCGGTCGCGTTCCACGCAAAGCCCGTCGTGCGCGATGCGGCTACCGTCGCATTCGACCACGTCGGCCTCGACGGGCTGCTGCGGTTGTTCTGA
- a CDS encoding cystathionine beta-lyase, with the protein MTASTPKRALQTRIVQPDDIIPEGFRSFVPPVERASTVVFPDLATMRALVWHNDNQWRYGLHATPTSLALAQRLAEIEGGTHALLQPSGLAAIMNVYFGLVKAGDDVLIPHNIYGPNADFGNWLTKDFGITARFYDPLAGAGIADLIQPNTRLIWIEAPGSVTMEVPDVRAITTVAQARGIITAIDNTYSAGLAFKPFDHGVDISVQALTKYQSGGSDVLMGATITANAELHAQLKLARMRCGIGVSVDDCSLVLRSLPSMQVRFDAHGKSALALAQWLKARPEIAAVLHPQLPDCPGHASFMRDFTGAGGLFSVVFDERYSSEQIDRFVEALELFAIGWSWGGACSLAMPYDVASMRAEWPHRGTLVRFYVGLEDEADLRADIERALQATLGR; encoded by the coding sequence ATGACTGCATCCACTCCGAAGCGCGCACTCCAGACCCGCATCGTTCAACCCGACGACATCATTCCTGAAGGCTTCCGCTCGTTCGTCCCGCCGGTCGAGCGTGCATCGACGGTCGTGTTCCCGGATCTCGCGACGATGCGCGCGCTGGTCTGGCACAACGACAACCAGTGGCGCTACGGACTGCATGCAACGCCGACGTCGCTCGCGCTCGCGCAGCGGCTTGCCGAGATCGAGGGCGGCACGCATGCACTGCTGCAGCCGTCGGGCCTCGCGGCGATCATGAACGTCTATTTCGGGCTCGTGAAGGCGGGCGACGACGTGCTGATCCCGCACAACATCTACGGGCCGAACGCCGATTTCGGCAACTGGCTCACGAAGGATTTCGGCATCACCGCGCGCTTCTACGATCCGCTCGCCGGCGCCGGCATCGCCGACCTGATCCAGCCGAACACGCGGCTGATCTGGATCGAGGCGCCGGGCTCGGTGACGATGGAAGTGCCCGACGTGCGCGCGATTACGACGGTCGCGCAGGCACGCGGCATCATCACCGCGATCGACAACACATATTCGGCCGGCCTTGCGTTCAAGCCGTTCGACCATGGCGTCGACATCTCGGTGCAGGCGCTGACCAAGTATCAATCGGGCGGCAGTGACGTGCTGATGGGCGCGACCATCACCGCGAACGCGGAGCTGCACGCACAGCTGAAGCTCGCGCGCATGCGCTGCGGAATCGGCGTGTCGGTCGACGATTGCTCGCTCGTGCTGCGCAGCCTGCCGAGCATGCAGGTGCGCTTCGACGCGCATGGCAAGAGCGCACTCGCGCTTGCGCAATGGCTGAAGGCGCGCCCGGAGATCGCGGCCGTGCTGCACCCGCAACTGCCCGACTGTCCGGGGCACGCATCGTTCATGCGCGACTTCACCGGCGCGGGCGGGTTGTTCTCGGTGGTGTTCGACGAACGCTACAGCAGCGAGCAGATCGATCGTTTCGTCGAGGCGCTCGAGCTGTTCGCGATCGGCTGGAGCTGGGGCGGTGCATGCAGCCTGGCGATGCCTTACGACGTGGCGTCGATGCGTGCGGAGTGGCCGCATCGCGGCACGCTGGTGCGCTTCTACGTCGGACTCGAAGACGAAGCCGACCTGCGTGCGGACATCGAGCGCGCGCTGCAGGCTACGCTCGGCCGATAA
- a CDS encoding sugar kinase, whose protein sequence is MTAAFAQILALGEAMIEFNQSQPGRPEFLQGFGGDTSNFCIAAARQGASTGFVSAIGDDPFGRLLADMWAAEQVDTTYVRIDRAAPTGVYFVTHGADGHQFDYLRAGSAASRYAVADLPLDALAAAKAVHLSGISLAISTTACDAAFAAIDHARSNGAQVSFDTNLRLKLWPLPRARAVMREALRQTDICLPSWDDVTALTGANDRDAIVDAMLEHGPRVVALKLGKEGAYVATPNERRVVPGFAVEAVDATGAGDCFGGAFVARIVAGDDPFTAARYANAAAALSTTGYGAVAPIPYREAVERLMQG, encoded by the coding sequence ATGACTGCAGCGTTTGCGCAGATCCTCGCGCTCGGCGAGGCGATGATCGAATTCAACCAGTCGCAGCCGGGGCGTCCGGAGTTCTTGCAGGGCTTCGGCGGCGACACGTCGAACTTCTGCATCGCCGCGGCGCGCCAGGGTGCGTCGACGGGCTTCGTGTCCGCGATCGGCGACGATCCGTTCGGCCGCCTGTTGGCCGACATGTGGGCGGCGGAGCAGGTCGATACGACGTACGTACGGATCGACCGCGCGGCGCCGACCGGCGTGTATTTCGTCACGCACGGCGCTGACGGCCACCAGTTCGACTATCTGCGCGCGGGCTCCGCGGCGAGCCGCTATGCGGTGGCCGACCTGCCGCTCGATGCGCTGGCCGCGGCGAAGGCCGTTCACCTGTCGGGAATCAGCCTCGCGATCAGCACGACCGCATGCGACGCCGCGTTTGCGGCGATCGATCACGCACGCAGCAACGGCGCGCAGGTCAGCTTCGACACGAACCTGCGCCTGAAGCTGTGGCCGCTGCCGCGTGCCCGCGCGGTGATGCGCGAAGCGCTGCGCCAGACGGACATTTGCCTGCCGAGCTGGGACGACGTCACGGCGCTCACGGGCGCGAACGATCGCGACGCGATCGTCGATGCGATGCTCGAACACGGGCCACGGGTCGTCGCGCTGAAACTCGGCAAGGAAGGCGCGTACGTCGCGACACCGAACGAACGGCGTGTGGTGCCGGGCTTCGCGGTCGAGGCCGTCGACGCGACGGGCGCGGGCGACTGCTTCGGCGGCGCGTTCGTTGCGCGGATTGTAGCGGGCGACGACCCGTTCACGGCCGCGCGTTATGCAAACGCGGCCGCGGCGCTGTCGACGACGGGTTACGGCGCGGTCGCGCCGATTCCGTACCGCGAGGCGGTGGAACGCCTGATGCAGGGCTAG
- the rimO gene encoding 30S ribosomal protein S12 methylthiotransferase RimO has translation MSQSPKVGFVSLGCPKALVDSEQIITQLRAEGYEISGTYDGADLVVVNTCGFIDEAVQESLDAIGEALTENGKVIVTGCLGAKSSASGSNLIEEVHPKVLAVTGPHAVGEVMQAVHSHLPKPHDPFVDLVPAAGIKLTPRHYAYLKISEGCNHRCTFCIIPSMRGDLVSRPVAEVMLEAENLFKSGVKELLVISQDTSAYGVDVKYRTGFWNGKPIKTRMTDLVAALGELAAQYGAWVRLHYVYPYPSVDEVIPLMAEGPFKGHVLPYLDVPFQHAHPEVLKRMKRPANAEKVLERVQKWREICPDLTIRSTFIAGFPGETEAQFETLLDFIREAELDRVGCFAYSPVEGATANDLDGALPDDVREERRARFMEVAEEVSARRIQRKVGKTLKVLIDEVGEEGGIGRTAADAPEIDGVVYVEPATKASKRYKVGDFVSVKITGADGHDLWGEV, from the coding sequence ATGTCCCAGTCCCCCAAAGTAGGCTTCGTATCGCTCGGGTGCCCGAAGGCGCTCGTCGACTCCGAACAAATCATTACCCAGCTGCGCGCCGAAGGTTATGAAATCTCCGGCACCTACGACGGTGCCGACCTCGTCGTCGTGAACACCTGTGGCTTCATCGACGAAGCCGTGCAGGAAAGCCTCGATGCGATCGGCGAAGCGCTGACCGAGAACGGCAAGGTGATCGTCACCGGCTGCCTCGGTGCGAAGTCGAGCGCCAGCGGTTCGAACCTCATCGAGGAGGTCCATCCGAAGGTGCTCGCCGTCACCGGTCCGCACGCGGTGGGCGAAGTGATGCAGGCCGTGCACTCGCACCTGCCGAAGCCGCACGATCCGTTCGTCGACCTCGTGCCGGCCGCCGGCATCAAGCTCACGCCGCGCCACTACGCATACCTGAAGATATCCGAAGGCTGCAACCACCGATGCACGTTCTGCATCATTCCGTCGATGCGCGGTGATCTCGTGTCGCGTCCGGTCGCGGAAGTGATGCTCGAGGCGGAGAACCTGTTCAAGTCGGGCGTGAAGGAACTGCTCGTGATCTCGCAAGACACGAGCGCGTACGGCGTCGACGTGAAGTACCGCACGGGCTTCTGGAACGGCAAGCCGATCAAGACACGCATGACCGATCTGGTCGCCGCGCTCGGCGAACTCGCCGCGCAGTACGGCGCATGGGTGCGCCTGCACTACGTGTATCCGTATCCGAGCGTCGATGAAGTCATTCCGCTGATGGCCGAAGGCCCGTTCAAGGGCCACGTGCTGCCATATCTCGACGTGCCGTTCCAGCACGCGCATCCGGAAGTGCTCAAGCGCATGAAACGGCCGGCGAACGCCGAGAAGGTGCTCGAGCGCGTGCAGAAATGGCGTGAGATCTGCCCGGACCTGACGATCCGCAGCACGTTCATCGCCGGCTTCCCCGGCGAGACGGAAGCGCAGTTCGAAACGCTGCTCGACTTCATCCGTGAGGCGGAACTCGATCGCGTCGGCTGCTTTGCGTATTCGCCGGTCGAAGGCGCGACCGCGAACGACCTGGACGGCGCGCTGCCGGACGACGTCCGCGAAGAGCGCCGTGCGCGCTTCATGGAAGTCGCCGAGGAAGTGTCGGCACGGCGGATCCAGCGGAAGGTCGGCAAGACCCTCAAGGTGCTGATCGACGAAGTCGGCGAGGAAGGCGGCATCGGCCGCACGGCGGCGGATGCGCCGGAGATCGACGGGGTCGTCTACGTCGAGCCGGCGACGAAGGCGTCGAAGCGCTACAAGGTCGGCGATTTCGTGTCGGTGAAGATCACCGGCGCGGACGGCCACGACCTGTGGGGCGAGGTCTGA